The Drosophila innubila isolate TH190305 chromosome 3R unlocalized genomic scaffold, UK_Dinn_1.0 2_E_3R, whole genome shotgun sequence genome has a segment encoding these proteins:
- the LOC117792102 gene encoding protein Tube yields MEKAKTNGYAASSSVPRFSKYTRYTELRRVDDNDIYKLATLLDLQDCWKKLMQIIPKKLDAEACSSGDRNLKEIAGMVGYKYNNGHMRQIAEQQLMPGQSKSQIMIDEWKTSGKSNERPTVGVLLQLLIQAEIYSAADHVAEKFLNEARPARPAVGPAAPIKFDMDSAEIVEQSERMEVEDNGSFQPNTSELNAGAAGTSKMNMDFYEKHPVRRDKSMPHQLENGGAAKPVPPPRTGRSARLSKSTTNNETASTTNSMATTPDLPMLSIFNPSSDKLTTSTDQIQPEDVPQLSLLNGRSESTQTTSPNTGRTNGSNGSHVATNIRDMPLITLLMESSSCEISSTTEVTASASATSTSTSTTTSTNSTATEAMIMRENNATSCNNLPIISALYLNSAIEAASNGVAAVPHDDNSSGTNSLSNDDVDVDVDDEEADVSLPNLSNSDHQTSNNDSSLTTVTGTSGENSFELTNDSSLASNDEDINNIPDLSELQQ; encoded by the exons ATGgaaaaggcaaaaacaaacGGTTATGCGGCATCAAGTTCCGTTCCcagattttcaaaatatacgCGCTACACGGAATTGCGACGGgtcgacgacaacgacatctACAAATTGGCCACATTACTCGATTTGCAGGATTGCTGGAAGAAACTAATGCAGATTATACCCAAAAAACTAGACGCGGAGGCCTGCAGCTCAGGGGATCGGAATTTGAAGGAAATCGCTGGCATGGTCGGCTATAAGTACAACAACGGTCATATGCGTCAGATTGCCGAACAGCAATTAATGCCCGGCCAAAGTAAATCACAGATTATGATCGATGAGTGGAAAACGTCGGGTAAATCAAACGAGCGTCCAACCGTGGGAGTTCTGCTACAGTTGCTGATTCAAGCCGAAATCTATAGTGCCGCCGATCATGTGGCTGAAAAGTTTCTAAACG AGGCACGACCGGCTCGCCCAGCTGTTGGGCCTGCAGCGCCCATCAAGTTCGACATGGATAGTGCAGAGATTGTGGAGCAGAGTGAACGCATGGAAGTGGAGGACAATGGCAGTTTTCAGCCAAATACATCCGAATTGAATGCAGGCGCTGCCGGTACCTCGAAAATGAACATGGATTTCTATGAGAAACATCCGGTTAGACGTGATAAAAGCATGCCACATCAGTTGGAAAATGGTGGTGCTGCCAAACCCGTGCCACCACCGAGAACTGGGCGATCGGCACGCCTGTCAAAATCAACGACTAACAACGAAACAGCCAGCACAACAAATTCTATGGCAACTACGCCCGATTTGCCTATGCTATCAATTTTCAATCCAAGCAGCGATAAACTGACGACCTCTACCGATCAAATTCAGCCGGAGGATGTGCCGCAGCTCTCTCTACTCAATGGCAGGTCAGAGAGCACGCAAACTACATCTCCGAATACTGGAAGAACCAACGGCAGCAATGGCAGCCATGTAGCAACAAATATTAGAGATATGCCATTGATAACGCTATTAATGGAAAGTTCAAGTTGCGAGATAAGCAGCACAACAGAAGtcacagcatcagcatcagcaacatccACATCAACATCCACAACCACATCAACGAACTCAACAGCTACAGAAGCAATGATAATGCGAGAAAACAACGCAACAAGTTGCAATAATTTGCCAATTATAAGTGCGTTGTATTTGAACAGTGCCATTGAGGCAGCTAGCaatggtgttgctgctgtgccacACGATGATAACAGCAGTGGCACAAACAGCCTAAGTAACgatgatgtcgatgtcgatgtggATGACGAAGAGGCGGATGTGTCATTGCCAAACTTGAGCAATTCCGATCATCAAACTTCTAACAATGATTCGAGCTTGACCACAGTTACTGGAACCAGCGGGGAAAATAGTTTTGAGCTTACCAATGATTCCAGTTTAGCTTCAAATGATGAGGATATCAACAACATTCCGGATCTAAGTGAATTGCAGCAGTAA
- the LOC117791801 gene encoding protein YIF1B isoform X2 encodes MNYNPNAGIRNPQGGGRARPIKRVSDVNAMGPSAPMPSGSAFMTPTAAPTMFDPNMYAGPAPQANNYGFNAGPTAPHQQQQQQSFGFTTAAPQPTQPQAAVPPGPGPASFGLGAPQQPPYGAAPGAVPPGGQYPQFAMFQQPIVQDMAMQYGQRLADQGKQLVENQFEKWVPVAKLKYYFAVDNAYVGRKLRLLFFPYIHKDWSLKYDQEHPVQPRYDINAPDLYLPTMGYITYVIVAGLLLGMQNRFSPEQLGIQASSAMAYSIFELVIYSISLYVMNVKTSLKTLDLLAFTGYKYVNIVVCLLMSTLFFRSGYYIALAYTSFAFGFFLLRTLRTKLLQDNSPAAPSGAINYDPYGNPRQFDYSGGRKRKLYFLFIVIAGQMLFAFLLSKHLYLPGVDPLATLKAL; translated from the exons ATGAACTACAATCCAAACGCGGGTATAAGGAATC CTCAAGGCGGCGGACGGGCGCGTCCAATTAAACGGGTGAGCGATGTGAACGCTATGGGTCCATCTGCACCAATGCCCAGTGGCTCTGCCTTTATGACGCCGACTGCGGCACCCACAATGTTTGATCCGAACATGTACGCGGGACCAGCACCACAAGCTAACAATTATGGCTTTAATGCAGGCCCAACAGCAccacatcagcagcagcagcagcaaagctTTGGCTTTACCACGGCAGCACCACAACCAACGCAACCGCAGGCAGCTGTACCACCTGGACCTGGACCGGCGTCATTCGGATTAGGTGCACCACAGCAGCCGCCTTATGGTGCTGCACCCGGAGCTGTACCGCCTGGCGGGCAATATCCACAGTTTGCCATGTTCCAACAGCCCATTGTACAAGACATGGCTATGCAATATGGCCAACGTCTGGCGGATCAGGGCAAGCAGCTGGTGGAGAATCAGTTTGAAAAGTGGGTGCCAGTGGCTAAACTGAAGTACTACTTTGCCGTTGATAATGCCTATGTGGGTAGGAAGCTGCGCTTGCTCTTCTTCCCTTACATTCACAAG GACTGGTCTTTGAAGTACGATCAAGAGCATCCAGTGCAGCCTCGTTATGATATCAACGCTCCCGATCTCTATCTGCCGACTATGGGTTATATAACCTATGTTATTGTTGCCGGTTTGCTGCTGGGCATGCAGAATCGTTTCTCGCCCGAACAGCTGGGAATTCAGGCATCCAGCGCTATGGCCTATAGCATTTTCGAACTTGTTATCTACTCAATATCGCTGTATGTGATGAATGTGAAGACGAGTCTCAAGACTTTGGATTTGCTGGCATTTACGGGCTATAAATATGTGAACATCGTTGTCTGTCTTCTGATGAGCACACTGTTCTTTCGATCTGGCTACTATATAGCGTTAGCATACACCAGCTTCGCCTTTGGTTTCTTTTTG TTGCGCACTCTGCGAACAAAATTGTTGCAGGACAACTCTCCGGCAGCTCCCAGTGGTGCCATCAACTATGATCCTTACGGGAATCCACGGCAGTTTGATTATAGCGGCGGACGCAAACGGAAGCTATACTTTCTCTTCATTGTGATTGCCGGACAGATGTTGTTTGCCTTCCTGCTATCCAAGCACTTGTATCTGCCCGGTGTGGATCCATTGGCGACGCTGAAAGCGCTCTAA
- the LOC117790295 gene encoding E3 ubiquitin-protein ligase TM129 produces MDESELLFNLFYFLLCMCVIYPPEEFQRLGFTIEQMFSRFLGEEYLDFVGYHIRRTSLNLFVHSCLPVTYFLIHRLKFSVFATQQPLEDNEVDPDFPMPLEAVAFKTLTWKMAQRFSVLAVLAVPALIFNWHQHNWRRHPINKTLAKYSNTPDSYSAVSSDIGTEFRRQDVYKRKLNSISTVIATENWIIKTTMYNVNFAHQANTALSVAKAETYNISQHDQNDTLQMISIIVRPMRQGVSDFHIRINALEFRSLEDRVRRPIAIPSNIQFHRSVIDRFVDVFKAQVTLNPIFNSEPITDKCFACMLAEPNIKINKQCADMNRAGAPLTDEACCSNCYCRPMWCVECLARWFAARQSDVDREVWLEQKCTCPMCRAKFCVLDVSYIRAPVATNEAS; encoded by the exons ATGGACGAGTCGGAACTGCTCTTCAATTTGTTCTACTTCCTGCTGTGCATGTGCGTCATTTATCCGCCCGAGGAGTTCCAACGTCTGGGCTTCACAATTGAGCAGATGTTCTCGCGCTTTCTGGGAGAGGAATATCTTGATTTCGTCGGATACCACATACGCCGCACATCTCTCAATCTGTTTGTCCATAGCTGCCTGCCCGttacatattttcttataCACAGGCTAAAGTTCTCGGTGTTTGCCACACAACAGCCGCTTGAGGACAATGAAGTTGATCCGGATTTTCCAATGCCACTGGAAGCGGTGGCCTTTAAAACGTTGACCTGGAAAATGGCTCAACGTTTTAGTGTATTGGCTGTGCTGGCTGTGCCGGCATTGATCTTCAACTGGCATCAGCACAACTGGCGCAGACATCCCATAAACAAAACACTTGCCAAATACTCAAATACACCGGATAGCTACAGCGCCGTATCCAGTGACATTGGCACCGAGTTCCGTCGCCAGGACGTCTACAAACGGAAACTGAACTCAATTAGCACAGTGATTGCCACTGAAAACTGGATAATCAAAACAACCATGTACAATGTTAACTTTGCTCATCAAGCCAACACAGCGCTCAGCGTTGCCAAG GCGGAAACTTATAATATATCTCagcatgatcaaaatgataccTTGCAAATGATCAGCATTATTGTGCGTCCGATGCGTCAAGGCGTCTCCGATTTTCATATTCGCATCAATGCATTGGAGTTCCGGAGTTTGGAAGATCGCGTAAGGCGACCTATCGCAATACCCTCAAACATACAATTTCATCGCAGTGTCATCGATCGTTTCGTTGATGTGTTCAAGGCGCAGGTGACGCTTAATCCCATCTTCAATTCGGAGCCAATTACGGACAAGTGTTTTGCCTGCATGTTAGCCGAGCccaatatcaaaataaacaagcaaTGTGCCGATATGAATCGAGCTGGAGCACCGCTAACAGATGAGGCATGTTGCTCCAATTGTTACTGTCGTCCAATGTGGTGTGTGGAGTGTTTGGCACGTTGGTTTGCCGCCCGCCAAAGCGATGTAGATCGCGAGGTTTGGCTGGAACAGAAATGCACCTGTCCCATGTGTCGTGCCAAGTTCTGTGTCCTTGATGTTAGCTATATAAGGGCGCCTGTGGCAACGAATGAAGCCTCATGA
- the LOC117790912 gene encoding contactin codes for MSTNSRLLICWLMQLLLLATIKAQLPNDLQQQQQQQQQQQQLLPGQQQQQQPQGYQPTYNKDYSPRYNPLYTGQQQNPENTQYENPLLDFNNQPGNPNYGGGAVNPNNYNNYNNYDSNRPLMGGGSNVGGPGSLGGNLGPQYDPFNRNSVTGNVGNGLGYRDMFTDEDNFCPEHWVSYRQTCYRFIRSPKRNWAEAKKICKAYTADLINVDNVEKHAFILKNLIMQNQRQNRFFISARQSGPQSWVNDDNSQLLQMEDSFAFDEQLALENEDLIDNRFLVQNDISNRNFNNPNSQYYNTMTGTTNINQRNQNNLRGYFGPNQPYGDNGYLRDRVVYAYSKKRDRWMFMPAYEIELNLFICESKALYSPDNVYTKLDDKRPYDYGLDVRDLERIPRGPYFVRQPNDTTFDVNKNRLIDDISLRCLAGGFPTPTYEWYREVYVNDTLEYHRIDPLTEDRYTISGGNLIIYKPKQALDQGSYHCVAQNKFGSVRSESAHLNFGFIMEFNLKRSVETSEMNWGKSIFCDPPQHYPAIKYYWARDYFPNFVEEDQRVFVSHDGALYFSFIETVDRANYSCTVQTTVSDTGRNGPFFPLRVTPNSNYQALIFANTFPKAFPEAPVAGDEIRLECMAFGYPIPSYNWTREGLPLQRNAYITSYGRVLIIKNATINDNGQYTCSITNPRKTLVKSIYINIQMRPEFTIPLKDMIKDYNSDVTFICETFAIPDANYTWYKNAERLDPLTINRDRYVIQDNVLTIKFLEKDKDEGMYQCGATNQLKTSFSSAQLRVLSMKPSFKKHPLESEIYAVYNGNTTIVCDPEAAPRPKFQWKKDGQVLGSGGHRRILPSGTLIISPTSRDDEGMYTCIASNQAGADESHARVIVLQEIRFIQTPPQRIVSREHDIIYFHCEAAFDELLDIAYVWKHNGEILRNNHDGTQRIIVDWNSLTVHNITMRDAGDYECVVQSSVNEISTKTNVIIEGAPGAPGGVQVVDIGKTKAIIEWVDGVNNGRPIRYYNILGRTNWNRTWVNVSTHVQATEVDRYTSRQQAEVINLTPWSSYEFSVTAVNDLGIGTPSAPSPIYSTNDDKPYIAPRKVSGGGGKIGDLTITWEPLLPQEQHSHGIHYKVFWKLKGALEWASDFIIKKDNAGIAVVNIPLNNYYTEYEVKVQAINSMGKGPESETVVIHSAEDMPQVAPQKPFALAYNSTCFNVSWSPIDMSRENIRGKLIGHRLKYWKTEHQEEDAVYYLSRTTRNWALIVGLQPDTYYFVKVMAYNAAGEGPESERFEERTYRKAPQKPPSSVHVFGINPSTIRVVWRYVSPAQDEEPIEGYKVRIWETDQNMITANNTIVPVGEKLESYINTLTPGKSYNMRVLAYSNGGDGRMSSPTLRFQMGKTTRNAANTRHGHNINTALIMSVLLFITTFFFTNANN; via the exons ATGTCAACAAATAGCAGGCTACTAATATGTTGGCtaatgcaattgttgttgttggcaacgATTAAGGCACAACTGCCCAATgacctgcaacaacaacaacaacaacagcagcagcaacaacaattgctgccgggtcaacagcaacaacaacaaccgcaaggATATCAGCCCACTTATAACAAGGACTATTCACCTCGTTATAATCCACTTTATACGGGTCAACAGCAAAATCCCGAAAATACACAATACGAGAATCCATTGCTGGACTTTAATAACCAACCAGGCAATCCCAATTATGGTGGCGGCGCTGTCAATCCcaataactacaacaactacaacaattatGACAGCAATCGGCCGTTAATGGGCGGTGGCAGCAACGTAGGCGGTCCTGGCAGCCTTGGTGGCAATCTGGGCCCACAATACGATCCCTTTAATCGCAATAGTGTGACTGGAAATGTCGGGAATGGACTCGGCTATCGGGACATGTTCACAGATGAGGACAACTTTTGTCCTGAACACTGGGTTTCCTACAGACAGACTTGCTATCGCTTCATACGCTCACCCAAACGCAACTGGGCTGAGGCCAAAAAGATCTGCAAGGCCTACACGGCGGATCTGATCAATGTGGATAATGTGGAGAAGCATGCGTTCATTTTGAAGAATCTCATAATGCAGAATCAGCGACAAAATCGTTTCTTCATCTCGGCACGACAATCGGGTCCCCAGAGTTGGGTTAATGATGACAACTCGCAGTTGCTGCAGATGGAGGATTCATTTGCCTTCGACGAGCAGCTGGCGCTGGAGAACGAGGATCTCATTGACAATCGCTTCCTGGTGCAAAATGATATAAGCAATAGGAACTTTAATAATCCCAATAGTCAATACTACAACACCATGACGGGCACAACAAATATCAATCAACGCAATCAAAACAATTTACGCGGTTACTTTG GTCCCAATCAGCCCTATGGTGATAATGGATATTTACGGGATCGTGTCGTTTATGCTTATTCAAAGAAACGCGATCGCTGGATGTTTATGCCGGcatatgaaattgaattgaatctCTTTATCTGCGAGTCCAAGGCACTTTACAGTCCAGACAATGTATACACCAAGTTGGACGATAAGCGTCCTTATGATTATGGTCTGGATGTGCGCGACTTGGAGCGAATACCACGTGGCCCTTACTTTGTAAGGCAACCGAATGATACAACTTTTGATGTGAACAAGAATCGTCTGATTGACGATATTTCTCTCAGATGTTTGGCCGGTGGATTCCCAACGCCCACCTATGAATGGTATCGTGAAGTTTATGTGAACGATACGCTTGAATATCATCGAATTGATCCATTGACGGAGGATCGTTATACCATATCGGGTGGCAATCTGATTATATATAAACCCAAGCAGGCCTTGGATCAGGGATCTTATCATTGCGTGGCTCAGAACAAATTTGGAAGCGTGCGTTCCGAGAGTGCTCATCTAAATTTTGGTTTCATCATGGAGTTCAATCTGAAGCGTTCGGTGGAGACAAGTGAAATGAATTGGGGCAAATCAATATTCTGTGATCCACCTCAACATTATCCGgccattaaatattattgggCACGTGACTATTTTCCCAATTTTGTGGAGGAAGATCAGCGCGTGTTCGTCTCGCACGATGGTGCCCTGTACTTCTCCTTCATTGAGACTGTGGATCGTGCCAATTATTCGTGTACTGTGCAAACGACTGTCTCCGACACGGGACGCAATGGACCTTTCTTTCCACTACGCGTCACTCCCAACAGTAACTATCAGGCGTTGATCTTTGCCAATACCTTTCCCAAGGCATTTCCAGAGGCACCTGTAGCCGGCGATGAGATTCGTTTGGAGTGCATGGCCTTTGGTTATCCCATACCATCATACAATTGGACGCGAGAGGGACTACCTCTACAGCGCAACGCCTACATAACGAGTTATGGGCGCGTGCTCATCATTAAGAATGCAACCATCAATGATAATGGACAATACACTTGCAGCATTACAAATCCACGCAAGACTCTTGTGAAATCCATTTATATCAATATTCAAATGCGTCCCGAGTTTACCATTCCGCTCAAGGACATGATCAAGGACTACAACAGCGATGTGACTTTCATTTGTGAAACCTTTGCCATTCCCGATGCCAACTATACGTGGTACAAGAACGCTGAACGTCTCGATCCCTTGACTATCAATCGTGATCGTTATGTTATACAGGACAATGTGCTGACTATTAAGTTCCTGGAGAAGGACAAGGACGAGGGCATGTATCAGTGCGGTGCAACGAATCAGCTCAAGACATCCTTCTCGTCTGCTCAGTTGCGTGTGCTCTCCATGAAACCATCATTCAAGAAACATCCACTCGAATCCGAAATCTATGCTGTCTACAATGGCAACACGACCATTGTGTGTGATCCCGAGGCTGCACCGCGTCCTAAGTTCCAATGGAAGAAGGATGGTCAAGTGCTAGGATCTGGTGGACATCGGCGCATTCTTCCCAGCGGCACACTTATCATTTCACCCACGTCTCGCGACGATGAGGGCATGTATACGTGCATTGCATCCAACCAGGCGGGCGCAGATGAATCCCATGCTCGAGTTATTGTTCTAC AGGAAATTCGCTTTATTCAGACGCCACCACAGAGAATTGTATCCAGGGAGCACGATATTATCTATTTCCATTGCGAGGCGGCCTTCGACGAGCTGCTGGATATTGCGTATGTATGGAAGCACAACGGCGAGATACTACGCAACAATCACGACGGCACTCAACGCATT ATTGTGGACTGGAACAGCTTGACGGTGCACAACATCACAATGCGTGATGCTGGAGATTACGAATGCGTTGTGCAGTCATCCGTGAATGAGATAAGCACCAAGACTAATGTGATTATTGAAGGCGCTCCTGGTGCACCCGGTGGTGTCCAAGTAGTTGACATTGGCAAGACCAAGGCCATTATTGAATGGGTAGATGGCGTGAACAATGGACGACCTATAAgatattacaatattttggGTCGCACCAATTGGAATCGCACCTGGGTGAATGTTTCCACGCATGTGCAGGCGACTGAGGTGGATCGTTATACATCCCGCCAGCAGGCAGAGGTTATCAATCTGACACCCTGGTCCTCCTACGAGTTTAGCGTGACGGCTGTAAATGATCTTGGCATTGGAACACCATCGGCACCTTCGCCAATCTACAGTACAAACGACGATAAGCCGTACATTGCACCACGGAAAGTTAGTGGAGGAGGCGGTAAGATTGGTGATCTTACCATTACCTGGGAGCCGTTGTTGCCACAGGAACAGCACAGTCATGGCATACATTACAAGGTCTTTTGGAAGTTAAAGGGCGCCTTAGAATGGGCATCGgactttattataaaaaaagataatgCTGGCATTGCCGTTGTCAACATTCCACTCAACAATTACTACACCGAGTACGAAGTGAAGGTGCAGGCAATCAATAGCATGGGCAAGGGACCAGAGAGCGAAACCGTTGTTATACACTCAGCTGAGGATATGCCACAAGTGGCACCGCAGAAACCCTTCGCTCTGGCATACAATTCCACCTGCTTTAATGTATCTTGGAGTCCCATTGACATGTCACGTGAAAATATTCGTGGCAAGCTTATTGGACACAGG TTGAAGTATTGGAAGACTGAGCATCAGGAAGAGGATGCCGTTTACTATTTGTCGCGTACCACACGAAACTGGGCATTAATTGTGGGTTTGCAGCCGGACACGTATTACTTTGTTAAGGTCATGGCCTACAATGCGGCAGGAGAAGGTCCAGAGAGCGAACGTTTCGAAg AACGCACATATCGCAAGGCTCCACAGAAGCCGCCGTCTTCAGTGCATGTCTTTGGTATTAATCCGTCTACGATACGCGTTGTGTGGCGTTATGTGTCGCCAGCGCAGGATGAGGAGCCCATTGAGGGCTATAag GTGCGCATTTGGGAGACGGATCAGAATATGATCACTGCGAACAATACCATTGTGCCTGTTGGAGAGAAACTAGAGTCCTACATAAACACCCTTACACCCGGTAAGAGCTACAACATGCGAGTGCTCGCCTACAGCAATGGTGGCGATGGCCGCATGTCCAGTCCAACGCTACGCTTCCAAATGGGCAAGACGACTCGCAATGCAGCGAATACACGACATGGCCATAACATCAATACAGCATTGATCATGAgcgtgttgttgtttattaccACCTTTTTCTTTACCAATGCCAATAATTAG
- the LOC117791801 gene encoding protein YIF1B isoform X1: MNYNPNAGIRNRKWENSQGGGRARPIKRVSDVNAMGPSAPMPSGSAFMTPTAAPTMFDPNMYAGPAPQANNYGFNAGPTAPHQQQQQQSFGFTTAAPQPTQPQAAVPPGPGPASFGLGAPQQPPYGAAPGAVPPGGQYPQFAMFQQPIVQDMAMQYGQRLADQGKQLVENQFEKWVPVAKLKYYFAVDNAYVGRKLRLLFFPYIHKDWSLKYDQEHPVQPRYDINAPDLYLPTMGYITYVIVAGLLLGMQNRFSPEQLGIQASSAMAYSIFELVIYSISLYVMNVKTSLKTLDLLAFTGYKYVNIVVCLLMSTLFFRSGYYIALAYTSFAFGFFLLRTLRTKLLQDNSPAAPSGAINYDPYGNPRQFDYSGGRKRKLYFLFIVIAGQMLFAFLLSKHLYLPGVDPLATLKAL, from the exons ATGAACTACAATCCAAACGCGGGTATAAGGAATCGTAAGTGGGAAAATT CTCAAGGCGGCGGACGGGCGCGTCCAATTAAACGGGTGAGCGATGTGAACGCTATGGGTCCATCTGCACCAATGCCCAGTGGCTCTGCCTTTATGACGCCGACTGCGGCACCCACAATGTTTGATCCGAACATGTACGCGGGACCAGCACCACAAGCTAACAATTATGGCTTTAATGCAGGCCCAACAGCAccacatcagcagcagcagcagcaaagctTTGGCTTTACCACGGCAGCACCACAACCAACGCAACCGCAGGCAGCTGTACCACCTGGACCTGGACCGGCGTCATTCGGATTAGGTGCACCACAGCAGCCGCCTTATGGTGCTGCACCCGGAGCTGTACCGCCTGGCGGGCAATATCCACAGTTTGCCATGTTCCAACAGCCCATTGTACAAGACATGGCTATGCAATATGGCCAACGTCTGGCGGATCAGGGCAAGCAGCTGGTGGAGAATCAGTTTGAAAAGTGGGTGCCAGTGGCTAAACTGAAGTACTACTTTGCCGTTGATAATGCCTATGTGGGTAGGAAGCTGCGCTTGCTCTTCTTCCCTTACATTCACAAG GACTGGTCTTTGAAGTACGATCAAGAGCATCCAGTGCAGCCTCGTTATGATATCAACGCTCCCGATCTCTATCTGCCGACTATGGGTTATATAACCTATGTTATTGTTGCCGGTTTGCTGCTGGGCATGCAGAATCGTTTCTCGCCCGAACAGCTGGGAATTCAGGCATCCAGCGCTATGGCCTATAGCATTTTCGAACTTGTTATCTACTCAATATCGCTGTATGTGATGAATGTGAAGACGAGTCTCAAGACTTTGGATTTGCTGGCATTTACGGGCTATAAATATGTGAACATCGTTGTCTGTCTTCTGATGAGCACACTGTTCTTTCGATCTGGCTACTATATAGCGTTAGCATACACCAGCTTCGCCTTTGGTTTCTTTTTG TTGCGCACTCTGCGAACAAAATTGTTGCAGGACAACTCTCCGGCAGCTCCCAGTGGTGCCATCAACTATGATCCTTACGGGAATCCACGGCAGTTTGATTATAGCGGCGGACGCAAACGGAAGCTATACTTTCTCTTCATTGTGATTGCCGGACAGATGTTGTTTGCCTTCCTGCTATCCAAGCACTTGTATCTGCCCGGTGTGGATCCATTGGCGACGCTGAAAGCGCTCTAA
- the LOC117791801 gene encoding protein YIF1B isoform X3: MNYNPNAAQGGGRARPIKRVSDVNAMGPSAPMPSGSAFMTPTAAPTMFDPNMYAGPAPQANNYGFNAGPTAPHQQQQQQSFGFTTAAPQPTQPQAAVPPGPGPASFGLGAPQQPPYGAAPGAVPPGGQYPQFAMFQQPIVQDMAMQYGQRLADQGKQLVENQFEKWVPVAKLKYYFAVDNAYVGRKLRLLFFPYIHKDWSLKYDQEHPVQPRYDINAPDLYLPTMGYITYVIVAGLLLGMQNRFSPEQLGIQASSAMAYSIFELVIYSISLYVMNVKTSLKTLDLLAFTGYKYVNIVVCLLMSTLFFRSGYYIALAYTSFAFGFFLLRTLRTKLLQDNSPAAPSGAINYDPYGNPRQFDYSGGRKRKLYFLFIVIAGQMLFAFLLSKHLYLPGVDPLATLKAL; the protein is encoded by the exons ATGAACTACAATCCAAACGCGG CTCAAGGCGGCGGACGGGCGCGTCCAATTAAACGGGTGAGCGATGTGAACGCTATGGGTCCATCTGCACCAATGCCCAGTGGCTCTGCCTTTATGACGCCGACTGCGGCACCCACAATGTTTGATCCGAACATGTACGCGGGACCAGCACCACAAGCTAACAATTATGGCTTTAATGCAGGCCCAACAGCAccacatcagcagcagcagcagcaaagctTTGGCTTTACCACGGCAGCACCACAACCAACGCAACCGCAGGCAGCTGTACCACCTGGACCTGGACCGGCGTCATTCGGATTAGGTGCACCACAGCAGCCGCCTTATGGTGCTGCACCCGGAGCTGTACCGCCTGGCGGGCAATATCCACAGTTTGCCATGTTCCAACAGCCCATTGTACAAGACATGGCTATGCAATATGGCCAACGTCTGGCGGATCAGGGCAAGCAGCTGGTGGAGAATCAGTTTGAAAAGTGGGTGCCAGTGGCTAAACTGAAGTACTACTTTGCCGTTGATAATGCCTATGTGGGTAGGAAGCTGCGCTTGCTCTTCTTCCCTTACATTCACAAG GACTGGTCTTTGAAGTACGATCAAGAGCATCCAGTGCAGCCTCGTTATGATATCAACGCTCCCGATCTCTATCTGCCGACTATGGGTTATATAACCTATGTTATTGTTGCCGGTTTGCTGCTGGGCATGCAGAATCGTTTCTCGCCCGAACAGCTGGGAATTCAGGCATCCAGCGCTATGGCCTATAGCATTTTCGAACTTGTTATCTACTCAATATCGCTGTATGTGATGAATGTGAAGACGAGTCTCAAGACTTTGGATTTGCTGGCATTTACGGGCTATAAATATGTGAACATCGTTGTCTGTCTTCTGATGAGCACACTGTTCTTTCGATCTGGCTACTATATAGCGTTAGCATACACCAGCTTCGCCTTTGGTTTCTTTTTG TTGCGCACTCTGCGAACAAAATTGTTGCAGGACAACTCTCCGGCAGCTCCCAGTGGTGCCATCAACTATGATCCTTACGGGAATCCACGGCAGTTTGATTATAGCGGCGGACGCAAACGGAAGCTATACTTTCTCTTCATTGTGATTGCCGGACAGATGTTGTTTGCCTTCCTGCTATCCAAGCACTTGTATCTGCCCGGTGTGGATCCATTGGCGACGCTGAAAGCGCTCTAA